CCGGAGACGCCGCCGATGGTACCCAGCATGTTGGCCATCACGGCGAGCAACCCAACCAAGGCGCCGCCGATGACAGTCACTTGCGGGATATACCGCTCGAGGACCTTTTCGATGACGCCGACGTTCTGTCGGAAGCCGGGGATCTGCATCCCGGAGTTGTGGATCTGCTTGGCCGTTGCTTCCGGGCCCATGTCGGTGGTTTCGACCCAGAACACGGCGAAGACTGCGCCGCCGACCAGCATGACGAACAGGTCGATTCCAACGCGGGTCAGGATCTGCCAGACCGGCTGAGCAGTCCCTTCCAGCCACCACATCCAGTCGCCACGGCTCTGAATGGGGGCGAGGAAGTAGAACAGGCCGCCGGTCGGCTGGCCGTTGGCGTACGTGCCAAGGAACGCTGGCATCGAACCCAGCTGGGCGTTCAGGATACGGCCCAGGAACTGGATGTTCGCCTGCAGTGCCCGGACGAGGATCATCGGCAGGACGCTCGCGTAGATGAGCTTGACCGGGAAGCGGCCACGGGCTCCTTTCACGCGGGCGTTCGACAGCGGGATCTCCACGCGGACCGATTCGGCATAGACGACCACTGCGAAGATGAGGACCGTCGTGAACAGTCCCAGCAGTTCGCCCTGCAGCAACACGGTCTGGAGGCCATCAGCAGCCAGCACTGGCCCGGTGCCGCGCTCGCCGGTGATGAACAGGTACCAGGTGTAGATTATCCCTTCGTTGTTGCCGATAAACGGCGTCGTCAGGATGCCACCGATGAGTCGCTGGCTCACGCCGGCGACAATGAACAGGCCGATACCGGAGCCGACGCCCCATTTGGAGATGACCTCGTCCATGAACAGGATGAGGACACCGCCGACGAACATCTGGGCGAAGATGAGCCACTGGACACCGGCCGTACCGATACCCAGTGAGTTCGCGACCGCCGTGTCAGCCGGGAGGAAGCCGCCGGCAAACACCATCGGGAGCCCGGTAAGACAGATCATCACGAGTACCAGCAGCTTCTGGAGCCCCTGATAGAGGATCTGGTCTCGCGGGTCGTCTTGGGTGTTCAGCCCGAGCAGGTCCGCCCCACCGAGGAGCTGTAACACGATGGACGCCGTAACGATCGGACCGATACCCAGCTGCATGATGCTCCCCTGGCCAGAGGCCAGAATCGAGGAGAAGCGCCCGAACACCTGTTGACTGGCGTCGATGTCCAGCCCGAACAGCTTCACGTTCGTCAGGAAGAAATACAGCAGGAGCACGCCTCCTGTCCAGGTGAGCTTGCGCTTGAACGGAACGTGTCCGTCCGGCCGCTGGACTGCGGGCATCCGGACAAGCAGTGGTTCGGCGGTGTCCTTCCAGCTCATCGTTCGTTATTCCTCGTCCGCGTCCGCGTCTTCGTCTGTCTCGGCCTCGGCCTGGCGCTCCTGGCCGAGGTCGGTCAGTTCGACGCTCCCGCCTGCGGCTTCGACTTTCTCGCGAGCGCCCTCGGAGAAGTCGTCGGCGATGAGCGTGAGTTCGTGGCGAACCTGGCCGGCACCGAGTACCTTCACGTAATCGGCGTCGTCGGCGTCTTCGACCACATCACGGACATCGACGCGGAAGCCACCGTCTTCGACTTCGGCGACGTCGTCGGCGGCCAGCAGCGTCACGTTCTCGTCGATCTCGCGAACGTCGATAGTGGCGGCCTCTTCCTGCACCTTCTGCGGGCGCTTGAAGCCGCTCTTGCCGAGCGGTTCGTGGTTGTGGAATTCGTGCTTGTCACGGCCTGCGGCACCGCGACCACCGCGGTGGCCGGCACCACGTCGGTTCTTGTGCGAGCCGCCGCCGTGCGTGCGCGAGCCGCGCTGTCGTTTCTTTTTGCTCGTCATTATCGCATCGCCTCCAGGAGGTCGTCGATACCCTCGGTGTCGTGTTTCCCGAGCTGCCCGCCCTCCTTGACGGGGTGTTTGACGCCGTCGTGACCGCCGCGGGGCGGGTGCAGACGGAGTGTCGGGGACAGTCCCTGCTCGCGTAGCGTCGTCTCCTCGGAGAGGAGCGCGAACGCGAGCCCGGAGATGTCGTCATAGTCCGTGTTCTCGGCGACCCACTCGTCGTCCACGTCGGCGTCGCCCTCGAGCGGCTCGGCGCGCGTCGCCAGGACTGTCTCCAGCGTCTCCTGGCTCGGCTCACCGAAGGCGACGAAGTCGTTGACCTTCGTCACCATGCCGCGGTAGGCGTCCGTCTCGGGGACGAGCGTGCAGTGGTTCACATGGTGGATGTTGAGCATCTCCAGAGTGTCCTGGATGTCGCTGTGCATGTTGACTTCGCCACGGAGCTGGACGAGCGCGTGCATCACTCGATCACCTCTCGCTTCTCGAAGGTTCGTTCGGGGACGCGTGCCTCGGCCGTGTTCTGCAGGGCGTTGAACGTCGCCTTTGCGAAGTTGACCGTGGTGCGCGTGTTCCCGCTACTGCGTGTCCAGATGTCCTCGATACCGGCGAGTTCGAGCACCTTGCGGACGGTCTCTCCGCCCGCGAGGCCCAGCCCGCGCGGGGCCGGCTGCAGCTCGACTTCGACGCTCCCGGCCTTGCCCTCGGTGCGCAGCGC
The genomic region above belongs to Haloarcula hispanica ATCC 33960 and contains:
- the rpmD gene encoding 50S ribosomal protein L30, which translates into the protein MHALVQLRGEVNMHSDIQDTLEMLNIHHVNHCTLVPETDAYRGMVTKVNDFVAFGEPSQETLETVLATRAEPLEGDADVDDEWVAENTDYDDISGLAFALLSEETTLREQGLSPTLRLHPPRGGHDGVKHPVKEGGQLGKHDTEGIDDLLEAMR
- the secY gene encoding preprotein translocase subunit SecY, yielding MSWKDTAEPLLVRMPAVQRPDGHVPFKRKLTWTGGVLLLYFFLTNVKLFGLDIDASQQVFGRFSSILASGQGSIMQLGIGPIVTASIVLQLLGGADLLGLNTQDDPRDQILYQGLQKLLVLVMICLTGLPMVFAGGFLPADTAVANSLGIGTAGVQWLIFAQMFVGGVLILFMDEVISKWGVGSGIGLFIVAGVSQRLIGGILTTPFIGNNEGIIYTWYLFITGERGTGPVLAADGLQTVLLQGELLGLFTTVLIFAVVVYAESVRVEIPLSNARVKGARGRFPVKLIYASVLPMILVRALQANIQFLGRILNAQLGSMPAFLGTYANGQPTGGLFYFLAPIQSRGDWMWWLEGTAQPVWQILTRVGIDLFVMLVGGAVFAVFWVETTDMGPEATAKQIHNSGMQIPGFRQNVGVIEKVLERYIPQVTVIGGALVGLLAVMANMLGTIGGVSGTGLLLTVSITYKLYEEIAEEQLMEMHPMMRQMFG
- a CDS encoding uL15m family ribosomal protein gives rise to the protein MTSKKKRQRGSRTHGGGSHKNRRGAGHRGGRGAAGRDKHEFHNHEPLGKSGFKRPQKVQEEAATIDVREIDENVTLLAADDVAEVEDGGFRVDVRDVVEDADDADYVKVLGAGQVRHELTLIADDFSEGAREKVEAAGGSVELTDLGQERQAEAETDEDADADEE